The Oncorhynchus masou masou isolate Uvic2021 chromosome 14, UVic_Omas_1.1, whole genome shotgun sequence region ATTTTCAGTGAGAATTCATGCAAGGTGAAATTGTGTAAATGTTATGAAATTGTGATCCATACTTGTTTTAAGTCTTGTGCTTTAAACGTGAAATGTCACTCATGGCGTTAGTGTTCTCTGTGCTTATGGTTGTCTAAGTATGAAGACCTGATGACCATTGTTCTGCTATTTTTCTGTGCCTACTGTAGTACTACGCCTCAAGTGCTGAGCCCCACCATCGCTGCTCCACCCAACGTGCAGCCCAGACGGAGCTCCAGACTCTTCACCAGTGCCAGCTCTACTGCCAAGGTAACGTAGCAAAGACTCCTTTGGGAATTtgccattttttttacatttcaaaatGCATCATGATGATCTGACAAGTGGCACTTtccaatatcttgaaaacttgactgctgatATTCAAAACATTATGCTattatcaacagtggactaatgaaacaaataccaaaatatagtttgAGTGGATTTTTCCTTTAAACAAATAACCAAATACTGGGATTGAGATGAACAGTAGGATTTGTGGTGCATCTTTTTAACCAGGAAAACAAAAACATCTGTTCGCTCTCAAGTCTAGCATTTAAGTAGTGTAATGATATTTATGAGCAGAGATTGCAGTTGTGtattattattacatttacatttaacatttaagtcatttagcagacgctcttatccagagcgacttacaaattggtattATGTTCTATATAGAATAGAGTTTGGCACAAAACAGACTGGCGCTGTGCTGGTGAGATACTTGACAAAGACGATATTTTTTTTCTTGTACTCTGTTAGTACTAAATGTCAAAAGCGAGGGGGGCAGACATCTATTTGACATTAGCAGAGGTCTTTGAGATGctaaacacaaacaaacatgcaTTCCTCAACAGGAGAACAGCAAGAAGCTGAAAATGAAGTTCCCCACCAAAATCCCCAACCGGAAGACCAAGTCAAAAACGGGCAAGGGAGGCATCACCCCATCCAATCTGAACGAGAGCATTGAGATCCTCAAGCTGGACTCGTCCATGGCAGAGGGGAAAGTCAGTATGGGCACTCCTCAGTTCCAGGCCTTCAGTCTGCAGAAGGCTGCTGCAGGTGAGTTGGGACACTGTTAGGATGAATTCTCAGACATTGACTTTCAATTCAATGATTCTTCTTTACCTGACCATATCAAGATGTTGAGCTGAGATGTAGGGATACACTGCCATTAAACTTATTATGTCAAAGTAATGCAGTAGTTTTGACTTTTTTTGAGTTTCtgttataattgtaatacattttCTATAGTCTTAGCCACCTTGTCATACTTTAGCTATGACTAACACAAACACAATGGAACAATGTCCTTACAAAGATGCAATCACATCCATCTCCAACCCCCCTTTCCCCTCTGTGTTCCAGATGGCCTGATGTCGCTGATGCGAGACATCGGCCGGGGGTACCTGGCCCTCTGCTCTTACAACTGTAAAGAGGCCATCAGCATCCTGAGCCAGCTACCCTCCCATCACTACAACACAGGGTGGGTCCTGGGACAGATCGGCAGGGCCCACTTTGAGCTGGCCGAATACATGCAGGTAAGGGAGGACCCTCTTTTGCTAGGTTcgccttttcaaatcaaatcacattttatttgtcacatgcgccgaatacaacatccttacagtgaaatgcttacttgcaagttAAGAAAAAGtgttcaataaaaaatatatatataaaacaaataaacagcagcagaaaaataacaataacgaggctatattcagtgggtaccggtacagagtcaatgtgcgggggcaccagttagtcgaggtaatatgtacatgtaggtagagttagtgactatgcatagataataagagATAACagagccctttgattagctgttcaggagtcttatggcttgggggtagaagctgtcaagAAGCCTTTTCTTAGTCCTGTACTGACACTTTGCCTCTTTGATGTTTCGTTgtagggcatagtgggatttcttattagCGTCCCACTTcttgaaagcggaagctctacctgttagctcagtgtggatgtttccCTTTAATCCATGGCATTTTGGTGGGGTACAGTTACTGTGAggacgacgtcattgatgcactgactgatgtggtgtactcttcaatgccatcggaaaatcccagaacatattccagtctgtgcaagcaaaacagttctgtagcttagcatctgcttcatctgaccactttcttattgcccgaagtcactggtgcttcctgctttagtttttgcttgtaagcaggaatcaggaggatagaattatggtcagatttgttaagtgggagagagcaagggagagctttgtacgtgtctctgtgtgtggagtaaaggtggtgtaGAGTTATAAAATTTCTaccacatttaacatgctggtagaaatgaggcaaaacggatttaagtttccctgcattaaagtccccggccactaggagcgccgtctctggatgaacattttcctgtttgcttatggctgggatacagctcattgagtgtggttttagtgccagcattggtttgtggtggtatatagacagctccgaaaaatacagatgaaaactctcttggtaaatagtgtggtctacagcttatcatgagatgctctacctcaggcgagcaaaacctcgagacttccttagatttcgtgcaccagctgtttacaaatatacatagactgcCACCCCTATTTTACCagaggccgctgttctatcctacCGAAAAAGCTTAAAACACTCCCGCTGTATGTTATTTATGTCATTGTTCAGCCActactcggtgaaacataagatattagtttttaatgtcccgttggtaggatatacgtgattGTAGTTCGTCTATTTTATTATCgattgattgtacgttggctaataggactgatggtaaaggtagattaccctctcggcgacggatccttacaaggcacccggaCCTTCGTCCTTGAtacctccgtctctttctcctgcaAATGACTGGGACGAGGGCTTTGTCGggcgtctgaagtaaatccttcccgTCCAACTCGTTGAAGAAAAAATATTCCTCCAGTacggggtgagtaatcgctgtcctgatatctagaatctcttttcggtcataagacacggtggcaaaaacattatgtacaaaataagttacaaatgaCGCAAAAGAAAATGCACAATTGGCTACGGgatcgtaaaacggcagccatctccttcgGCGCCATTCTTATTATACCTAAAACGGATTGTGGGCATCTGAAGCTAGATGTCCTCCTGTCCTTACTACAATTTCACAGGGTTAAGATTGTCAATTGGATGCAAAGAGTGGTCGATGGCTGTGTATGGTGGCTTTTGCCACTTCTCAATGGCTCAATTAGAAACTTCTCACTCTTTGCCTCCTTCCTGCAGGCGGAGAGGATCTTCTCGGAGGTGAGGCGCATCGAGAGCTACCGGGTGGAGGGCATGGAGATTTACTCCACCACCCTGTGGCACTTGCAGAAGGACGTGGCCCTGTCGGCGTTGTCCAAAGACCTCACCGACATGGACAAGAATTCACCAGAGGTACATAGTTAACTAACACACTGGGACAAACCGTTGCATGTACCGTATCCACAtgtctagtcctggactaaaaagtatGTTCAATTGAGACTTTTCCATTGGGAAATGCTAACAAGTGATTCTAATTTTGTTCCTTTTGCTCCTATTTCTATCATTACTCATACCCTTTTCTCTCCTtatattccctccctcctccccaacacactctCTTTTTGTCTTAGGCATGGTGCGTGGCTGGTAACTGTTTCAGTCTGCAGAGGGAGCATGACATAGCCATTAAGTTCTTCCAGCGTGCCATCCAGGTGAACCCGGGCTTTGCCTACGCCTACACGCTGCTAGGCCATGAGTTTGTCCTCACAGAGGAGCTGGAGAAGGCTCTGGCCTGCTTCCGTAACGCCATCAGAGTTAACACACGCCACTACAATGCCTGGTGAATAAGTGGACAACCTTGGAGTGATAGTGGATGTGACAAAATCTGAATTACAATCGTAATAGATGAAAATGCTCTTATGTTTATTATATATGTACCATACGTATGTACCATACTATACTTTATTCCCTCCATGTCGTAGTACTCCAGTCCGGTCTCGAGACCACATGTTGAGTTCTTGTGTCGGATACATTTGTACTCGGTCTTATCTCGGACAGTGAGGACCTGGAATTTCTTCCCAAGACCAGCAGAGTAAAACACTCATAATTATCAGCTTCCGTTCAGCCAGCGCATAAAACTGCTTCGCCAGGCCAACATTAATATCTTAACAGCCTTTATATCTATTATAAGAAAAGCACCACTTATTTTTAAAATTAGGAATCAAATGtgccatttgtttatttctgtgtttacgtgactaatgctactactttttggaaagtagtagcattagtcacgtaaacacagaaataaacaaatgAGCAGTGGCGagacttcagtgtgtgacaggttcatGATTCTGAAAGGACAGCAACTGTAATATTATAGCACTTTTTGTACACacaaagggccagtggtgtagagGAAGGTATAGGCAGGTTTAAACCCTATACCCAGTTGTTTTTAAGTGGGAATTGCTTATACTCACTAAATCCCTACTGATGCGTATCAAAGTAGTATAGTGGTGATATAAGACTTAGTACAATAGAGAAATCGTGCAAAAAGTAGCCTACACAATCGCAAAGCACGTGAAATATATTCACATGCGTGCCGCACATGCCAAATTTCAGAGGAATATCATCTGCAGGCAGCAAGAGTGTGAAGCTGTCAACTGCTTTTGGCATGGAGTGCCAGAGCGTGgaactgaatttacgaacgcacaaCACCTGATGAATATGaacggtgtcagtaaacgtaggCAAAACAAGGTCAtagttagaggtcgaccgattaatcggaatggccggttaattaggaccgatttcaagttttcataacaatctgtatttttgggcggcGATATAAcgaattaataaaaaaatatatgttttaatttttttacaccttttatttaatctttatttaactaggcaagtcagttaacccaacaaggccgtcattgaatataagaatgtgttaactgccttgttcaggggcagaaagacagattttcaccttgtcagctcgggggatacattcttgcaaccttacagttaactagtccaacgcaataacgacctgcctctctcgttgaactccacaaggagactgcctgttacgcaaatgcagtaagccaaggtaagttgctagctagcattaaacttatcttataaaaaacaatcaatcataatcactagttaactacacatggttgatattactagatattatctagcgtgtcctgtgttgcatgtaatttgactgagcatacaagtatctaagtatctgactgagcggtggtaggcagaagcaggcacgtaaacattaattcaaacagcactttcgtgagttttgccagcagcccttcgttgtgcgtcaaacattgcgctgtttatgacttcaaacctatcaactcccgagatgaggctggtgtaaccgaagtgaaatggctggctagttagcgcacgctaatagcgtttaaaactccactcgctctgagccttggggtggttgtttcccttgctctgcatgggtaaagttgcttcgatgtggtggctgttgtcgttgttgctggttcgagcgaggagagggacagaagctatactgttacactggcaatactaaagtgactataagaacatccaatagtcaaaggttaatgaaatacaaatggtatagagggaaatagtcctataataactacaaccttaaccttcttacctgggaatattgaagactcatgataaaaggaaccaccagctttctcatgttctgagcaaggaactgaaacattagctttcttacatggcacatattgcacttttgcgttcttctccaacactttgtttttgcattatttaaaccaaattgaacatgtttcattatctacttgaggctaaattgattttattgatgtattatattaagttaaaataagtgttaattcagtattgttgtaattgtcattattgtctttttttttttttaccggccgattaatctgtatcggcttttttggtcctccaataatcggtatcggcgttgaaaaatcataatcggtcgacctctaatagttAGTCAAGAACACTCTAGATAACAACATGTAATCAGCTCTGCTACGTCGAGTAAAATGATCAGTGAGGTGTGCTAAGGTGCTTGGTTGGtacaagcatgcattggcaggcaaggTGCAGAAGGACGAGGGTACAATTCCCCATTGTTTAGCTGAAAAAGTTTGAGTGtgtttatctaatgttccttcATTAGATTTTATCTTGCTCTGGCGAGCAGTAGTTGTTGTtcttgttgatgtgcataactgaggTAGAGAGAGCCTACCTTTTTCATTGTTGTTTGATCAATACAAATTTAAAGTTCCCAAATGCCACATTATGACCGTGATGttttacatatttgcagaaatccattcaggtgtattttgtggcttttggcgaatgtgttctaatgatctaaaATTGCTCTGTTACAACAGCctgtaaacacagaccagttcaaAGTGAAGGATTGCAGGCCCatgtggcaaatggcttgtttGTATAAAGGTCTACTGTCGTTCTGATTGGCTATAGCGCACCGGTCTGTCTAAATGCACGGCCGCTTTCCCACTTTATATTGCTATATAATTTTCACAAATTCCTTTATGcgtaattcccaaacattctaataATTTATTGTCAGAATAGTTTAAGTGTCATTCTTCCTGGtgtgtatatgaacagatttgtataagatttcatgttgctaaaatgctgtaagttccactttaaatgcaacactgtttcacacactccttccgtggcctccaactgctcttaaatgcaagtagaACTAAATGCATTCTcgtcaaccgatcgctgcccgcacctgcccgcccatccagcatcactactctggacggttctgacttagaatatgtggataactacaaatgcctaggtgtctggttagactgtaaactctccttccagactcacattaagcatctccaatccaaaatgaaatctagaattggcttcctatttcgcaacaaagcatccttacCCTCttaactgactatcctgccgatccttgactttggcgacgtcatttacaaaatggcctacaacactccactcagcaattggatgcagtctatcagttttgaatttttttttttttttaattttacctttattttactaggcaagtctgttaagaacaaattcttattttcaatgacggcctaggaacagtgggttaactgcctgttcaagggcagaacgacagatttgtaccttgtcagcttggggattcgaacttgcaacctttcggttactagtccaacgctctaaccactaggctaccctgccatccattttgtcaccaaagccccatacactacccaccactgcgacctgtatgctctcgttggctggccctcgctacatattcgtcatctataaatctttgctaggtaaagccccgccttatctcagctcactgctggtcaccatagcagcatccacaTATAGCAcgccctccagcaggtatatttcactggtcacccccaatgcCAATTTTcgtctttggccgcctttccttccagttctctgctgccaatgactggaacaaattgcaaaaatcacttagCTGGACTCTCCAGTTATCTccttctctaactttaagcaccagctgttagagcagctcacagatcactgcacctgtacatagcccatttcTAAATAgcccatccccatactgttacttattttatttttttgctcctttgcaccccagtatctctacttgcacattcatcttctgcacacatATCACTcttgtgtttaattgctaaattataattattttgccactatggcctatttgttgccttacctcccttgcacacactgtacatagactttttttctattgtgttattgactgtatgcttgtttattccatgtgtaactcttgtttgtgtcgcactgctttgctttatcttggccagctcgcagttgtaaatgagaacttgttctcaactaccctacctggttaaataaataaaaaatacaagttattTTCAAAGAGTTGGCTAACAGCAAGTGTGCTGCAATAAACAGTTCCACTCACCAGAGATTATTTGAAACATAACTTGTTTTAAGTTATTCTTGAAAAGGGAGAAACTAACAAATTAACAACAACATCCTCTTATATAACATCTGCTGCAGCCGCTGCAAACTAGAcaacaaaagctagctagctagactgTGGGAAATCTACTGCTTGCTATTGCTGTTGGCCTTTAAAAAAATTGCAGTTTCTATATGTTTTTGTAAAAATGGGCCCACCTCATTAAGtcaatgtgattggttgattttACTGTCACTCCAAATTTTGCCTTATTACTGTTGAATGGCAGATGCATTTATCTAGCTTCTGATGGCCTAGCCAATGGCTGACTAAGCTACATTTATCTCCTCAGAGACCAGCAAAGAAAAATCCTGGTAGGATCTTTTTTTTTTCGGCAGCGTTAACCCTTTTCTTTACAACAACTGAAGCGATTAAATCAGAACACCATTGAAAATATTACTATAATTATTAGGCCCGttgttccccactgtgtttgggtTATTAATCATTTGTAGTGGCTCTATTTTTCCTCAGCATGCATTTTTTCACTATTCTGAATGTCTAAAGAATCCATATGTTCTGAAATACGTACCCCgaaatactggacattttgaCCTCTTATGGTGATGATTTGACAATTACAATCATGGTATTGAATTAGAGTCAAGACCAGAAAAAAAATGTGAGTCTGTCTCGGACCCCCTCTGGTCTTGACTCGGACTCGATCCGGTCTTGAATTGGTCGCGCTTTAGCTATTCCCGAACACAACACTGTATTACCTTAATTAATCTAAAGTCTCTAAGGAATTAAAGCTAAAACCTCATATTTTGATGATATTGAATAATTTATGATTATGGGAGTCACTTACCTCACCTTTTTATTTAGTTTTCTCTTCGTCCCTCCATCTCCAGGTATGGCTTGGGGATGATCTACTATAAGCAGGAGAAATTCAACCTGGCAGAGATTCACTTCAAGAAGGCACTTAGCATCAACCCTCAGAGCTCTGTGCTCCTCTGCCACATCGGAGTGGTGAGTGGCCCGCTACACTGTCTCTTTCAGCTCACTCAGTCAGCTCACTTACAAAAATACTTTAGAAATCACATGTAttattattgttactattttcaAAGCCTGTAGTGTTTTACATTTGGTAATTGAGTCATATTTCCAATGTTCTTTATGGCACACTATCTTGCTCCATGTTGCCTGTTTCCACACAGGTTCAGCATGCACTGAAGAAGTCTGACCATGCTTTGGAAACCCTGAATAGAGCGATCAACATAGACCCCAAGAACCCTCTATGCAAATTCCACAGGGCCTCCATCCTCTTTGCTAATGAAAAGTACAAGGTAGGTCCATATGTCATTTCACAAGCAAACACTGACTAACCTACTTTTCAGCACAATTTCTCTTCTTCCATATTAATATCATTATTCACTGCATTTTCTACTGGTTAAGTCTAAGAAAAGTGTTTTTGTGTGTTCCTTTTTCAGGCGGCTCTACAAGAGCTTGAAGAGCTGAAACAAATAGTGCCCAAAGAGTCCCTTGTTTACTTTTTAATAGGAAAGGTAAGCAAACGTAAACTTTTTTTTCTTTGTGGGGATTATGAGGAAAGGAGTCGACTATAAGTGAAGAATTTACTGTCACTTTGATATTCATACTCAATAATAGACTACTTTACACTCATCTCTCAAATATCATACGTCTGACTTTGTGCAATGCACTAAATAGCTATGAGATGTTTATGACATCAAATtgtatgtcacatgcgccgaatacaacaggtattactgtgaaatgcttacttgcaagcccttaaccaaacaATGCAAAGTTTTAAAAAAGTAAGAAATGTGTTAAATAAAGGAGAGATGGTAACACAATAACGAGGcaatatacaaggggtaccggtaccgagtctatGTGTATGGGTAAGTTGAGACAGTTTACGAATGTATTCATATGGATGGTGTGTCCTGCTCTAATCATATGCTTTCCTCCCTAATGCTCCCCTCAGGTGTATAAGAAGCTGGGCCAGACACACTTGGCATTGATGAACTTCTCCTGGGCCATGGACCTGGATCCCAAAGGAGCCAACAATCAGATCAAAGAGGCCATAGACAAGAGGTACCTCCCTGATGACGAGGAGCCTGTCACTGAGGACTACCCCTATGACTCAGGTACAACCACTGTGACTGCCATAACAGACTGATGCATAGCTATGACCATTTAGTTCCCTGTTAATGACAGCATTGACCTGTACATTTATTATGCGCTACATGATCATTTATGAATGAAAAGTATTTGACAGCTTTAAAATTAAACATTGAGTCCTAGTATTAAGTCATTTTGAGTTAATATTCTTCCGAATTTGAATAGTATATGTGAAACACTCCAGAAAGGTGTGGCCTACCACTAAAGTACATATTTTAGGGCGAGAATGCCAATATGGTCAGGCTTCTGTCTGTTACTTCAAGAAGGAAGCTGAAAAGTCACTGTCAGGAGCCATgctttgacctctgacctccaccttGTCCCCAGCAGCTGAGGTGGAGGAGTCGCAGGAGAGCAGTATGACCGACGCAGACGACACGCAGCTCCACACCGCTGAGAGCGATGAggtcctgtaaccccccccagaCCCTACCCCTTCACACAGACCCCTCCTTTGGACTTAAAAACCATGCCAACCTGGAGACAACCTCTGGACTCCAGTATtaaagaggaagaggaaaaaaAGGAAAACAAACTGCTGCTAATACAGTACCTctgattgtttaaaaaaaaaaaaaaatcatctgCTATTTCTTGGTTTTGTTTTCTTCTACCCCCAACTCCCACCATCCTCGTCCTTCTCCTGTCATGCCTTAGTCCTCACTGGCTTATCATTATCGTCAGGTCCCATGCAGCCATGTGtggatgtttttttattttttggttTGTTTTTCCTAGAATACCACATCAGCACCACATCGCCCCATCAGTGCTGATTTTGAATGTCCCGCCCCTCATCATTGAAAGACAAAATTTTCTCTTTTAGATTTGGAGCACTGCGTTCATGCCCACGGAAGAAAAATAAACAACAAACATTCATGGACGTTCATATCTTAATGtttagttttttaaatgtttttttttaaatcagctttACCCTGAATAAACACTTGTGTTATAGCCTATAACTCTTTGGTTCCTCTCTGCTGATTGGTCCGTGAGTAAATGTATGGGAGAGGATTGAGGAGAAGCACAAGGTGTTCCAACTATGGCTATGGCCCGGCGACTTTCATTGATCTAGCAATGACCGATGTCTCGATCACAGATAAATAAATATGAGACATATTTAACCATGTTTGTTTTAGAAGTGCCTCTCATTGACAACGGTGTGAAAAGCCAGTGGTTCATCCAACCTGTCAAGATTCAATGTGCAGTTCTTTTGATGTGATTCATCATGAAATACTTCTAGAAACAAATGTGCTAAAATATGATAATCATCCACGGGtttagcctgagtgccagtctgtgcCATCATGCAAACTACTTGTCATTCATTGTCGTGCCAAacatgtttggcttgacaatgacagtaatggaggtggaaagagcacaaactgatctgggacaaGGCTAACACAGGTTGGTTCTCACTGACCACATTAATACAAGGTATGATGATGGGGATTAAATGCCCAGTTTCAATATTTGGATGCATGTGATCCCCTAGAATTAATCACAGAAATATCCAAACGTGTGTTTGGGGAATTTCACATTTTGTATGTATACAATGTTTCTTGATGTGCTTCTTAACGTACAGTTGGGAAAGGCAAAAATCTCAATGCCACATTCAGAAATATTGCTCCATATCAAGGAGTTGAAATGCCTTTCCTAAAGTTTTGATCATTTTTTCTAAGGCATAGTGTATGGATACGTGTAACTTAAAATGTGTCCTCTGCACAGCCAGGTCAAAATATTATGTTCTCATTTTGCAAGTGGGTTCTTAATTTAAAATGTGTTCTGTCTTTGGGGATAATGTCTGTTCATGTATATATGTGCTATTCATTTTAAGGATATTTGAAATGATAGAATAAACTACTTTAAACATGTGCTCTATTTGACTGCCTTGTACTCCCCCAAAATGTGAATGTCAGTAAATATAAGACTTATTGGCTGCATCTGCCTTTACAAAGACCTGATAAGACAATGTATTTTAGTAGATGCTGATCAGGTTGGCTAATGATTGGGGACTGAACAACAGTTTATAGCCTAGTTAAAATTTGAGGTATGGATTTATATCACAAGTCTCATAATGAATTGTATTGAGAACACTAATGATTAGTTCATGATTTATAAGTGGGGGAAACCTAGATTGTTTCCGGACAGGAGATGAAGCAAGATAACTCAGTGGTTCTGACGGCAGTGGGATGATATTTTCACAATTGAGGACCTGGAACAGAGAAGAACTGGGATGAGCATCTGCTGTGGAACCAGTGTAAGTAGGTTAGGAAGGTTATTTTAAGGTTAGTCTTATCATGTATAAGGACAGAAAGACCTCTGCGAGTGGGGCGAGTCATACAACCATATAGGCTAGCACCATTATCTCTGGATAATGCCATTTTAG contains the following coding sequences:
- the LOC135553940 gene encoding cell division cycle protein 27 homolog isoform X1, which translates into the protein MTVLQEPVQAAVWHALNHYAYRDAVFLAERLYAEVHSEEALFLLATCYYRSGKAYKAYRLLKGHSCTTPQCKYLLAKCCVELSKLAEGEQILTGGVLNKQKSQEDIVTEFGDSACFTLSLLGQIYCKTDRLAKGSECYQKSLSMNPFLWSPFESLCQIGDRPDPEQIFRLTSLQCFSGGSGAPSLLPISPAHTPSHNMPHRQVDTVLMETPQDTLELNRLNLESSNSKYSSLNTDSTMSYIDSSVISPDTVGTLGTGGSLLSKQVHNKPKSGRSLLGGPAALSPLTPSFGILPLEPSPGEPLYLQNYSHSGSGMEPPPPGVPPKKSVARISQVGTKSVFAQSGNSREVIPIPFNQTQTTAPPQTSTTPQVLSPTIAAPPNVQPRRSSRLFTSASSTAKENSKKLKMKFPTKIPNRKTKSKTGKGGITPSNLNESIEILKLDSSMAEGKVSMGTPQFQAFSLQKAAADGLMSLMRDIGRGYLALCSYNCKEAISILSQLPSHHYNTGWVLGQIGRAHFELAEYMQAERIFSEVRRIESYRVEGMEIYSTTLWHLQKDVALSALSKDLTDMDKNSPEAWCVAGNCFSLQREHDIAIKFFQRAIQVNPGFAYAYTLLGHEFVLTEELEKALACFRNAIRVNTRHYNAWYGLGMIYYKQEKFNLAEIHFKKALSINPQSSVLLCHIGVVQHALKKSDHALETLNRAINIDPKNPLCKFHRASILFANEKYKAALQELEELKQIVPKESLVYFLIGKVYKKLGQTHLALMNFSWAMDLDPKGANNQIKEAIDKRYLPDDEEPVTEDYPYDSAAEVEESQESSMTDADDTQLHTAESDEVL
- the LOC135553940 gene encoding cell division cycle protein 27 homolog isoform X2, which gives rise to MTVLQEPVQAAVWHALNHYAYRDAVFLAERLYAEVHSEEALFLLATCYYRSGKAYKAYRLLKGHSCTTPQCKYLLAKCCVELSKLAEGEQILTGGVLNKQKSQEDIVTEFGDSACFTLSLLGQIYCKTDRLAKGSECYQKSLSMNPFLWSPFESLCQIGDRPDPEQIFRLTSLQCFSGGSGAPSLLPISPAHTPSHNMPHRQVDTVLMETPQDTLELNRLNLESSNSKYSSLNTDSTMSYIDSSVISPDTVGTLGTGGSLLSKQVHNKPKSGRSLLGGPAALSPLTPSFGILPLEPSPGEPLYLQNYSHSGSGMEPPPPGVPPKKSVARISQVGTKSVFAQSGNSREVIPIPFNQTQTTAPPQTSTTPQVLSPTIAAPPNVQPRRSSRLFTSASSTAKENSKKLKMKFPTKIPNRKTKSKTGKGGITPSNLNESIEILKLDSSMAEGKVSMGTPQFQAFSLQKAAADGLMSLMRDIGRGYLALCSYNCKEAISILSQLPSHHYNTGWVLGQIGRAHFELAEYMQAERIFSEVRRIESYRVEGMEIYSTTLWHLQKDVALSALSKDLTDMDKNSPEAWCVAGNCFSLQREHDIAIKFFQRAIQVNPGFAYAYTLLGHEFVLTEELEKALACFRNAIRVNTRHYNAWYGLGMIYYKQEKFNLAEIHFKKALSINPQSSVLLCHIGVVQHALKKSDHALETLNRAINIDPKNPLCKFHRASILFANEKYKAALQELEELKQIVPKESLVYFLIGKVYKKLGQTHLALMNFSWAMDLDPKGANNQIKEAIDKRYLPDDEEPVTEDYPYDSAEVEESQESSMTDADDTQLHTAESDEVL
- the LOC135553940 gene encoding cell division cycle protein 27 homolog isoform X3; this encodes MSYIDSSVISPDTVGTLGTGGSLLSKQVHNKPKSGRSLLGGPAALSPLTPSFGILPLEPSPGEPLYLQNYSHSGSGMEPPPPGVPPKKSVARISQVGTKSVFAQSGNSREVIPIPFNQTQTTAPPQTSTTPQVLSPTIAAPPNVQPRRSSRLFTSASSTAKENSKKLKMKFPTKIPNRKTKSKTGKGGITPSNLNESIEILKLDSSMAEGKVSMGTPQFQAFSLQKAAADGLMSLMRDIGRGYLALCSYNCKEAISILSQLPSHHYNTGWVLGQIGRAHFELAEYMQAERIFSEVRRIESYRVEGMEIYSTTLWHLQKDVALSALSKDLTDMDKNSPEAWCVAGNCFSLQREHDIAIKFFQRAIQVNPGFAYAYTLLGHEFVLTEELEKALACFRNAIRVNTRHYNAWYGLGMIYYKQEKFNLAEIHFKKALSINPQSSVLLCHIGVVQHALKKSDHALETLNRAINIDPKNPLCKFHRASILFANEKYKAALQELEELKQIVPKESLVYFLIGKVYKKLGQTHLALMNFSWAMDLDPKGANNQIKEAIDKRYLPDDEEPVTEDYPYDSAAEVEESQESSMTDADDTQLHTAESDEVL